GTAGAAAAAGCTCGAAAGAGCCTAACGAAGCTATAGCTGTAAGTACTATAGCTGTAAGCCCAGCAGCAGGACCCGAAACACTAATGTGTGAATTGCTTAATGAGCCTACTACTATACCCCCTACTATACCCGCTATAATACCCGATAATGGCGGAGCACCTGATGCAAGGGCAATACCCAAACATAAGGGTAAGGCTACTAAAAATACTACAAGACCCGAAGGAAAATCTGCCTTTAAATGGGCAAAGAGATTAATCTTTTTTGTCATGACCGAAAAAATAATATGCTATAAATGTATTGTAAAACACACAATGATGTTTATAAATAATGCCCAAAGATGAGCTTAAAGGTACTACGCTATAGCAATTAGCTCGGGTGGTGTATAAAAAATAGCCCCAAAAACATTTTTGTGCTTTTGGAGCTCATTTATAGTTATTTTATCTAATTCTTTTATGGGTGGTAAAAAGCAGAACATAAAGGTATTTAAATCTGCTTCTATTTCCTGTAATTCATTATCTACTTCTTCCTCATTAAGGCTGTATGTTATAGATACGTCATTACCATCATCTAACAGACTGATAACTGTAGGTGCTGCTAAAAATGATAAAAACAGAATAATTACTATGCCAACCAATGCCTTCATTGGGGCGAATATAGCAATTATTATTTAATAATAAACGGGTTAATGATTATAAACCAAGGAGCCTATTAAATAGACTCTTCGCTCCAAGCTTTCATCATCCACATGGTTTTTTCTTGCTCAGTAATAAAGTCACTCATCATGGCATTAGTACCTTCATCATTTATTTTGTCAGCACCTTCAAGTATAACTCTTTCAATTTTAAGTATATCCGATAACGACGTCATTATTAACTGTACCGCTTCTTCATCTACAGATACGTTTTTACCTATTTTAAGCTCGTTATGTTTTAAATAATCTTCGTACGTATGTAGGGGTGTACTTCCTAGTGTTAATATACGCTCTGCAATCATGTCAATTTTTAACTGAGCGTCGTTATATAACTCTTCAAACTTTACGTGAAGATCAAAAAATCGTTTACCACGAATGTTCCAATGAATACCTCTTAAATTTTGATAATATACCTGAAAATTAGAGAGCAGCTTGTTTAGTTGATCAGCAATAAGTGCTGAGTCTTTTACTGGTAATCCTAAGATATTAGTTTCTGCTGCGTTTTTATTGTTTTTCATAAATATAAATTTTGTTTTTGTAAGTATTTTATAGCATAAATGTATAACAAATTTAACCATAATAAGAATAGGTATTATCAATAGATTTTATAATTTTATCATAAAAATTTATAGATGACCATTACTCAATTACAATATGTACTAGCTGTTGCCGAACATAAAAACTTTACGCTAGCAGCCGAGAAAAGTTTTGTTACACAACCTACTTTAAGTATGCAAATCCAAAAACTTGAAGAGGAGTTGGATGTACTAATTTTTGACCGTAGCAAAAAACCCATTCAGCTTACCGATGTTGGTGAACAAATTGTGGAGCAGGCAAAAAACATTGTTAATGAGTCGGGTAGAATTAAAGATATTGTAGAGCAACAAAAGGGTTATATAGGTGGCGATTTTAAAGTGGGTATTATACCTACTATTATGCCTACATTACTACCTATGTTTATGAATAACTTTATTAAAAAGTATCCTAAAGTAAATCTTATTATTGAGGAGCGCACTACTGAGGAAATTATACGGATGGTTAAAAGCGGACAGCTTGATGCTGCCATAGCTGCTACACCACTGAACGAAGATACCATTAAGGAGATAGTGTTATACTATGAGCCTTTTGTTGCTTATGTTCCTGAAAATATAGCTGCTTTTAATAAAAAGGAGTTTGATGTAAAAGATTTAGAAGCTAACCTTAATAGTGTACTACTATTACAGGATGGGCATTGTTTTAGGCATAATATACTTAATTTATGTAAAGCCAAAGGAATGGACGCAGATAGTCATTTTCAG
The Flavobacterium litorale genome window above contains:
- a CDS encoding Dps family protein; translation: MKNNKNAAETNILGLPVKDSALIADQLNKLLSNFQVYYQNLRGIHWNIRGKRFFDLHVKFEELYNDAQLKIDMIAERILTLGSTPLHTYEDYLKHNELKIGKNVSVDEEAVQLIMTSLSDILKIERVILEGADKINDEGTNAMMSDFITEQEKTMWMMKAWSEESI
- a CDS encoding LysR substrate-binding domain-containing protein; the protein is MTITQLQYVLAVAEHKNFTLAAEKSFVTQPTLSMQIQKLEEELDVLIFDRSKKPIQLTDVGEQIVEQAKNIVNESGRIKDIVEQQKGYIGGDFKVGIIPTIMPTLLPMFMNNFIKKYPKVNLIIEERTTEEIIRMVKSGQLDAAIAATPLNEDTIKEIVLYYEPFVAYVPENIAAFNKKEFDVKDLEANLNSVLLLQDGHCFRHNILNLCKAKGMDADSHFQIESGSFETLVKLVNEGLGMTLLPYLHTLDMNEKSKEKLRYFKDPKPSREVSLIYSKKDLKLHMIEALRNSITGVIKGAIAFQDVAITSPLERTKKRG